The SAR324 cluster bacterium genome includes a window with the following:
- the iscU gene encoding Fe-S cluster assembly scaffold IscU yields the protein MAYSEKVIDHYNTPQNVGSFAKTEEGIGTGLVGAPECGDVMKLQIKVENNVIVDAKFKTFGCGSAIASSSLATEWVKGKTLDEAAAIKNTEIVEELSLPPVKIHCSVLAEDAIKAAISDFRKRSES from the coding sequence ATGGCATACAGTGAAAAAGTAATTGATCATTATAACACACCCCAGAATGTTGGCTCCTTCGCCAAAACGGAAGAAGGGATCGGCACCGGACTTGTCGGGGCACCTGAATGTGGGGATGTCATGAAACTTCAGATCAAGGTGGAAAACAATGTGATCGTGGACGCAAAATTCAAAACATTTGGCTGCGGGTCCGCAATCGCCAGTTCCAGTCTTGCAACTGAATGGGTAAAAGGTAAAACACTGGACGAGGCCGCGGCTATTAAAAACACAGAAATTGTTGAGGAATTGTCGTTGCCACCTGTAAAAATCCACTGTTCGGTGCTGGCGGAAGATGCTATTAAGGCCGCAATTTCCGATTTTCGCAAACGAAGTGAATCCTGA
- a CDS encoding urease accessory protein UreD, which translates to MTIGSMKASSEDRQLDLVFGISSGKTVLKHAFCAIPYKITRIYHEPLSNLAQLILMSPTPGIFGGDITRLRIHVESGAAVQILTQGATKLHAKDNMKAFQHIEITVEADAEFHWCGEPLIPFRNADLTQTWDIHVASTGRYFHWDSFTSGRIQHGETWQFKHFTNELKLFRNNELIYLDRYRIQPLEQTLVDSFFSKNYHYFGSLLIQHPGIHEILKTLHEEIPQLTDITTGIDSPEKNLLTGRCVARGGTNFKKLQKFLLSQSWTLLNNTPYPSSRIL; encoded by the coding sequence ATGACAATCGGGTCCATGAAAGCTTCATCAGAGGACCGACAGTTGGATCTGGTGTTTGGGATAAGTTCCGGAAAAACAGTTCTCAAACATGCGTTTTGCGCGATTCCCTACAAAATCACCCGGATCTATCATGAGCCGCTATCGAATTTGGCACAGTTGATTCTGATGAGTCCAACGCCGGGAATTTTCGGGGGCGATATCACCCGACTCAGGATTCATGTGGAATCAGGCGCCGCGGTTCAGATACTGACGCAAGGCGCGACCAAACTTCACGCCAAAGACAACATGAAAGCCTTTCAGCATATTGAAATCACGGTGGAGGCAGATGCTGAATTCCATTGGTGCGGAGAACCGTTGATTCCCTTCAGGAATGCGGATTTGACACAAACATGGGATATTCATGTGGCTTCAACAGGCCGTTATTTTCATTGGGACAGTTTCACGTCCGGTAGAATTCAGCATGGTGAAACCTGGCAATTCAAGCATTTCACAAATGAACTAAAACTCTTCAGAAACAACGAACTGATCTATCTGGATCGATACCGGATTCAACCTCTCGAACAGACCCTGGTTGATTCATTTTTCAGCAAAAACTATCATTATTTTGGTTCCCTGCTGATCCAGCATCCGGGAATCCATGAAATTCTCAAAACCCTGCATGAGGAAATTCCACAACTGACGGATATCACAACAGGCATTGATTCGCCTGAAAAAAATCTTCTCACAGGAAGGTGTGTTGCCCGGGGTGGGACCAATTTCAAGAAATTGCAGAAATTTCTTTTGAGTCAGTCATGGACTCTCCTGAACAACACCCCCTATCCATCATCCCGTATTTTGTAA
- the hscA gene encoding Fe-S protein assembly chaperone HscA → MEERIIGIDLGTTNSLSATVFEDGPEVICLDQENPITPSLLCHDGEKWIVGEEAKPYRFSNPESTVYSVKRLMGRDISEVEAELEQLPYQVVAAQRKLVKVRLGQREFTPQEVSAEILKKVKQRAEQALGQTVTKAVITVPAYFDDAQRQATRDAAKIAGLDAVRIINEPTAAAIAYGLDEKKEGIVVVYDLGGGTFDVSVLSLTGKLFKVVSTHGDTRLGGDDFDQALTGYFHKKILEKYPDISLVDSFARQTLKDAAETIKFRLSTQPETTYHIDLADRKIHLDGTITVEEFNAMIDPWIQKTILSCGHALRNAGISVAEVDDIVMVGGSTVIPYVRKKVTEFFGKKLHVAIDPYKVVAIGAGIQGHLLAGGRRDFLLLDVIPLSLGIETLGGTFSKLIMQNTTIPTQASEMFTTHVDNQTAIDINIYQGERELVSDCRYLGQFKLRGIPPMPGGLPLMEVTFKVDANGILTVSALEKRSGQQTEIEIIPFHGLTRREIDKIMEDSFEHAMEDFKNRQLIEFRQTVDRVLGGIRKFWDLAEKTLSPERLEAIRQQMDVVLTAAKGEDPQYLKQEMDRLGEYTRVLADTAIGQQVLRELKKADELPSPANE, encoded by the coding sequence ATGGAAGAACGGATTATAGGCATTGATTTAGGCACCACCAACAGTTTATCTGCCACCGTGTTTGAAGATGGCCCTGAAGTGATTTGTCTGGATCAGGAAAATCCCATCACGCCGTCCTTGTTATGTCATGATGGTGAAAAATGGATTGTGGGTGAAGAGGCCAAGCCTTATCGGTTCTCCAATCCTGAGTCTACGGTTTACTCGGTAAAACGCCTTATGGGCCGTGATATTTCAGAGGTTGAAGCAGAATTGGAACAACTCCCGTATCAGGTGGTTGCCGCACAACGGAAACTGGTCAAGGTACGCTTGGGTCAGCGGGAATTCACGCCGCAGGAAGTGTCTGCCGAGATTCTTAAAAAAGTAAAACAGCGTGCAGAACAAGCCTTGGGCCAAACGGTGACCAAAGCAGTCATCACGGTTCCGGCCTATTTTGATGACGCTCAACGCCAGGCAACCCGGGATGCCGCAAAAATTGCCGGACTGGATGCTGTTCGAATCATCAATGAACCCACTGCCGCGGCCATCGCTTATGGGCTGGATGAAAAAAAAGAAGGCATTGTCGTGGTTTATGACCTGGGAGGGGGCACATTTGATGTTTCTGTACTCAGTCTGACCGGGAAACTGTTTAAAGTCGTATCCACGCATGGTGATACTCGCTTGGGCGGTGATGATTTTGACCAGGCCCTGACAGGTTATTTTCATAAAAAAATTCTTGAGAAATATCCTGACATATCCCTGGTGGATTCTTTTGCCCGCCAGACACTCAAGGATGCTGCTGAAACCATAAAATTCCGACTGAGCACCCAACCTGAAACCACGTATCACATTGACTTGGCTGACCGGAAAATTCATTTGGATGGCACCATCACTGTCGAAGAATTCAATGCGATGATTGACCCCTGGATTCAAAAAACCATCCTGAGTTGCGGACACGCCCTTCGAAACGCGGGTATTTCCGTGGCGGAAGTGGATGATATCGTCATGGTCGGTGGCTCAACCGTGATTCCGTATGTGCGCAAAAAAGTCACCGAATTTTTTGGTAAAAAACTGCATGTCGCCATTGATCCGTACAAGGTGGTCGCCATTGGGGCCGGCATCCAGGGACATCTTCTGGCTGGCGGACGACGTGATTTTCTGCTGCTGGATGTCATTCCCCTGTCTCTCGGAATTGAAACCCTCGGTGGTACCTTCAGCAAACTCATCATGCAGAACACCACGATCCCCACACAAGCCAGTGAAATGTTCACGACCCATGTGGACAACCAAACCGCGATCGACATCAATATCTATCAGGGCGAGCGGGAGCTGGTGAGTGATTGTCGCTATCTGGGGCAATTCAAATTGAGGGGAATTCCACCGATGCCGGGCGGATTGCCGTTGATGGAAGTGACCTTCAAGGTAGATGCCAATGGAATTCTGACTGTTTCAGCCCTGGAAAAACGCAGTGGCCAACAGACTGAAATTGAAATCATTCCGTTTCATGGTCTCACACGCCGGGAAATTGACAAAATCATGGAGGATTCCTTTGAGCATGCCATGGAGGACTTTAAAAACCGGCAGTTGATTGAATTTCGTCAAACGGTAGACCGGGTTCTTGGTGGAATCCGGAAATTCTGGGACCTGGCCGAAAAAACCTTGTCACCTGAGAGACTGGAAGCCATTCGCCAACAGATGGATGTGGTTCTAACTGCCGCCAAAGGTGAGGATCCACAATATCTCAAACAGGAAATGGATCGATTGGGTGAATACACACGGGTTCTGGCAGACACAGCCATTGGACAGCAGGTTCTGAGAGAATTGAAAAAAGCTGACGAATTGCCATCCCCCGCAAATGAGTGA
- a CDS encoding DnaJ domain-containing protein: MSSRPNYYAIFGIPYTYNIRPKQLELMFHKLATELHPDFYLTATPDVKKQSEEASALLNRAYETLRSPGTRAAYLMGLLAQDQHLDEKQLPEGFLEHMFELQENLDEQIDNDNKQAIAEMKTDIETQWQNLLSEYPTLFSELERENPLDPKQLQTIQTHLNAERYLKRLLERIALYL, from the coding sequence TTGAGCTCGCGTCCCAACTATTACGCAATTTTTGGAATTCCTTACACCTATAATATCCGGCCCAAACAGTTGGAACTCATGTTCCATAAACTGGCGACAGAATTGCATCCGGATTTTTATCTCACCGCGACTCCAGATGTTAAAAAACAGAGCGAAGAAGCCTCCGCCCTGCTGAATCGTGCCTATGAAACCCTGCGATCTCCCGGAACAAGAGCCGCCTATCTGATGGGCTTGCTGGCACAGGATCAACATCTTGATGAAAAACAACTTCCAGAGGGCTTCCTAGAACACATGTTTGAACTTCAGGAAAATCTGGATGAACAAATCGACAATGACAACAAACAAGCCATTGCTGAAATGAAAACTGACATAGAAACACAATGGCAAAATCTGCTTAGCGAATATCCAACACTGTTCAGTGAACTTGAGCGGGAAAACCCCCTGGATCCCAAACAACTTCAAACCATTCAGACCCATTTAAACGCGGAACGCTATCTCAAACGATTGCTGGAGCGTATCGCTCTTTACCTCTAA
- a CDS encoding methyl-accepting chemotaxis protein, whose translation MPYISLSKKLNIFLLGILSLIFIILFWLIDNDQNQMFDRYMDKSASALKDANAQIKEELDIALNNKAEMMLTFLASIAPEAYSTYDFSMLESLVDEVSKDREFLGIYFVDSGGNAMTTKTALDNTPNVRELRKPIKQGTENLGEVVMLVTSEFNNKKIKRSEHNMETVLQELGDYKKSSAATLRKELFVMALVSGMLLLVSISLILRKLIIKPLSSIAEVIHSLGNGNLGHRVILTQKDEIGTMASHVNDMAQNLSGMIQHIAQNATVLDHAAHEIMENEALMAQHSKDLQKEANIIASSSGHIAANIQTVASSTEQVSSSATATSSSVGNLQENLTMVAAATEESSANMSGIQSNINQVSSDINSILQVVNSMASALSGIEKLTENASEISTSANKSSGETLVVVGQLNELTNNIVRAVRQIDSIASQTNMLALNATIEAASAGEAGKGFAVVAAEVKALANQTADVNNEIGNHVQEIQKRTESVYSHAQHVSEIIEKVMEINQKIDEAVESQTSHSTQMVKTVSQMAQFSRESLMNVQEATTGLREISSHTQQISVSAREAVRSINEETTGLNQVAKNASMVSVEVRQVDEKIKHIQQVSSDFTQRVTLTRQKADELLVLANNLKQSIASFEIEDSSQFTNLHAPVGVLMDPREQIT comes from the coding sequence ATGCCATACATTTCGTTATCCAAAAAATTAAATATATTTTTGTTGGGAATTCTGTCTCTGATTTTTATTATTTTGTTTTGGTTGATAGACAATGATCAGAACCAGATGTTTGATCGGTACATGGACAAGAGCGCATCAGCGTTGAAAGATGCCAATGCCCAGATTAAAGAGGAACTGGATATTGCCTTGAACAACAAAGCTGAGATGATGCTCACGTTTTTAGCGTCCATTGCGCCTGAGGCTTATTCCACTTATGATTTTTCCATGCTGGAATCCCTGGTGGACGAAGTCAGCAAAGACCGGGAATTTCTTGGAATCTATTTTGTGGATTCCGGCGGAAACGCCATGACGACCAAAACAGCGTTGGACAACACCCCCAACGTCAGGGAACTGCGCAAACCCATAAAACAGGGCACAGAAAATCTGGGCGAAGTGGTCATGCTGGTGACCAGTGAATTCAATAACAAAAAAATCAAGCGTTCCGAACACAACATGGAAACCGTGTTGCAGGAACTCGGGGATTATAAAAAAAGCAGTGCCGCAACCTTACGCAAGGAGTTATTCGTCATGGCTCTGGTTTCAGGCATGCTACTGCTGGTGAGTATTTCGCTGATTCTCCGGAAACTGATCATCAAGCCCTTATCCTCCATCGCAGAGGTCATTCATAGCCTGGGTAATGGCAATCTGGGACATCGTGTCATCTTGACCCAGAAAGATGAAATCGGGACAATGGCGAGTCATGTCAATGACATGGCCCAAAATCTTTCGGGCATGATCCAGCATATCGCTCAAAATGCCACTGTTCTCGACCATGCAGCCCACGAAATCATGGAAAATGAAGCACTGATGGCTCAACATTCCAAAGATCTTCAAAAAGAAGCCAATATCATCGCGTCTTCCTCAGGGCATATTGCCGCCAACATCCAGACTGTCGCGTCTTCCACCGAACAGGTATCCTCCAGTGCCACGGCCACCAGTTCTTCTGTCGGGAACTTGCAGGAAAACCTGACGATGGTGGCGGCCGCAACGGAAGAATCATCAGCCAACATGAGCGGCATTCAAAGCAATATCAATCAAGTTTCGTCAGACATAAATTCTATTCTTCAGGTTGTAAACAGTATGGCCTCCGCCTTATCCGGCATTGAAAAATTGACAGAAAACGCCTCTGAAATTTCAACATCCGCCAACAAAAGCTCCGGTGAAACACTGGTGGTGGTTGGACAATTGAATGAACTGACCAACAATATCGTCAGGGCCGTCCGTCAAATTGATTCGATTGCCTCACAAACCAACATGCTGGCCCTGAACGCCACGATTGAGGCCGCCAGCGCGGGAGAAGCAGGCAAAGGCTTTGCGGTAGTCGCCGCGGAAGTCAAAGCCCTGGCCAACCAGACCGCGGATGTGAACAATGAAATCGGCAATCATGTACAGGAAATTCAGAAAAGGACGGAATCTGTTTATTCTCATGCACAGCATGTGAGCGAGATCATCGAAAAAGTGATGGAGATCAATCAGAAAATTGATGAGGCCGTAGAATCACAAACCAGTCATTCCACTCAAATGGTCAAGACGGTGAGCCAGATGGCCCAGTTCAGCAGGGAATCGCTGATGAACGTTCAGGAAGCCACTACCGGACTGAGGGAAATTTCCAGTCATACCCAGCAAATTTCTGTATCGGCCCGTGAAGCGGTGCGGAGCATCAATGAAGAAACAACGGGTTTGAACCAGGTCGCTAAAAACGCGTCCATGGTGTCTGTTGAAGTGCGACAGGTGGATGAAAAAATAAAACACATCCAGCAAGTTTCCAGCGATTTTACCCAAAGAGTCACCCTCACCCGGCAGAAAGCTGATGAGTTGCTGGTGCTGGCAAACAACCTGAAACAATCCATCGCTTCATTTGAAATTGAGGATTCTTCCCAATTTACCAACCTTCATGCGCCTGTTGGCGTTTTGATGGATCCACGTGAGCAAATCACGTGA
- a CDS encoding transglutaminase family protein — MPVYNITHKTHYRYEEPVSLCHNEIRMLSREFPHQRSLKTEVHINPQASIYSEREDFFGNRVAYFSVERPHALLEIVVNNIVETVSQPPVNFKDSPAWDDMCHWLETGGNAECFELREFCHPSPKVPLLPGMKDYALISFLPGRPVLEAAMDLTSRIFKDFIFDPKATDVSTPLSKVWQQKRGVCQDFAHVGIACLRSLGLPARYMSGYLETLPPPGKPKLIGVDMSHAWFSVGVPQLGWFDFDPTNNQMPSSRHISIAWGRDYSDVTPLKGIIFGGGDKQELKVSVDVSRRPDRTSGLLLRP, encoded by the coding sequence ATGCCTGTTTACAATATCACGCATAAAACACATTATCGCTATGAAGAACCGGTCAGCTTATGCCACAATGAAATACGCATGCTTTCCCGGGAATTTCCTCATCAGCGCAGCCTCAAAACAGAAGTACACATCAACCCCCAGGCCAGCATTTATTCAGAACGTGAGGATTTTTTCGGAAACCGGGTCGCCTATTTTTCTGTGGAACGTCCCCATGCGTTACTGGAAATTGTTGTCAATAACATCGTTGAAACGGTATCGCAACCCCCGGTAAATTTTAAGGATAGCCCTGCCTGGGATGACATGTGTCATTGGCTTGAAACAGGCGGAAACGCCGAATGTTTTGAACTGCGCGAATTCTGTCATCCCTCCCCCAAAGTCCCCCTTCTACCGGGGATGAAAGATTATGCGCTGATTTCATTTTTACCGGGAAGGCCCGTTCTTGAAGCCGCCATGGATCTCACCTCAAGAATTTTTAAGGACTTTATATTTGATCCCAAAGCCACCGATGTTTCCACACCTTTGTCAAAAGTATGGCAACAAAAACGGGGAGTGTGTCAGGATTTCGCGCATGTCGGGATTGCTTGTCTGAGGTCTTTGGGATTGCCGGCCCGCTACATGAGTGGTTATCTGGAAACGTTGCCGCCTCCCGGGAAACCCAAGCTGATCGGGGTGGATATGTCTCATGCCTGGTTTTCAGTCGGCGTCCCGCAACTGGGATGGTTCGATTTTGACCCCACCAATAACCAGATGCCCTCTTCCCGGCATATCAGCATCGCCTGGGGGCGTGACTACAGTGATGTCACTCCGCTGAAAGGCATCATTTTCGGGGGCGGCGACAAACAGGAACTCAAAGTATCTGTTGATGTTTCCCGCCGACCTGACCGCACATCGGGCTTACTGCTTAGGCCGTAG
- a CDS encoding Rrf2 family transcriptional regulator — MLKLSKKVDYAIILLIHLGKSGNPVSAQEIAGMYQLPGPMIANILKQLASNQMIQSRRGQQGGYLLNKLPEEITLVDVIQSIDGNFNLVECADDGGCRISGNCPTKGPLAALHNQLKQFMETITLASMIQQQY, encoded by the coding sequence GTGCTGAAACTATCAAAAAAAGTGGATTATGCCATTATTTTACTCATTCACCTGGGGAAATCAGGCAATCCGGTGAGTGCTCAGGAAATTGCGGGGATGTATCAACTTCCCGGGCCCATGATTGCCAACATTCTGAAACAACTGGCATCCAATCAGATGATCCAGTCCAGAAGGGGACAACAGGGAGGATACCTTCTGAATAAACTACCTGAGGAAATCACACTGGTTGATGTCATTCAATCCATTGATGGCAATTTCAATCTGGTGGAATGCGCGGATGATGGCGGATGCAGAATTTCCGGAAATTGTCCGACCAAAGGTCCTCTGGCGGCGTTGCATAACCAGTTGAAGCAGTTTATGGAAACCATTACACTGGCTTCAATGATTCAACAACAATATTAG
- a CDS encoding response regulator — translation MTNVATEFNSGYWQNILGSQLMRVLVIDDEQIIRNMLSAYLTKQGYEVQTAENGEEGTTIFYQDPNLFNLIITDLQMPKMNGIEFLTKIRGDGYNTPAVVVTGHLHLAESEEINALQVMQLVNKPFKLSLIKSLIDKLPH, via the coding sequence ATGACTAATGTCGCTACAGAATTCAATTCTGGATACTGGCAAAACATTCTGGGGAGTCAGCTTATGCGTGTGCTCGTGATAGACGATGAGCAGATCATTAGAAACATGTTGAGTGCCTATTTGACGAAACAGGGGTATGAAGTTCAAACCGCTGAAAACGGTGAAGAAGGCACCACCATTTTTTATCAGGATCCGAATCTGTTCAACCTGATCATCACAGATCTTCAAATGCCTAAAATGAACGGAATAGAATTTTTAACCAAAATCCGGGGTGATGGCTATAACACTCCGGCCGTAGTTGTCACAGGTCATTTGCATCTGGCGGAATCCGAAGAAATCAATGCTTTGCAGGTGATGCAACTCGTGAATAAACCATTCAAACTGTCGCTTATCAAAAGCCTGATTGATAAACTCCCGCATTGA
- the ureG gene encoding urease accessory protein UreG — translation MRKPVKIGIGGPVGSGKTALLDRLCKAMRNHYDLGVITNDIFTREDMEFLIRSQALTPDRILGVETGGCPHTAIREDASLNFDAIENLLERFPDVEIVFVESGGDNLAASFSPELVDASIYVIDVAGGDKVPRKGGPGVTRSDLLIINKIDLAPYVGADLGVMDRDAKKMRGDKPFIFTNLKTRQGLAQVIEWIQRELLFETSPRKVDLDFS, via the coding sequence ATGCGAAAACCTGTCAAAATAGGAATTGGAGGTCCGGTAGGATCTGGAAAAACAGCGTTGCTGGATCGCTTGTGCAAGGCCATGAGGAATCACTATGATCTGGGAGTGATCACCAATGATATTTTTACCCGGGAAGACATGGAATTTCTGATTCGAAGTCAGGCCCTCACACCCGATCGGATTTTGGGCGTGGAAACCGGCGGATGCCCGCATACCGCTATCCGGGAAGACGCATCCCTCAATTTTGACGCAATCGAGAATTTGCTGGAACGGTTCCCGGATGTGGAAATCGTTTTTGTGGAAAGTGGTGGTGACAATCTGGCCGCAAGTTTCAGTCCTGAACTGGTCGATGCCTCCATTTATGTGATTGATGTCGCTGGTGGCGACAAGGTTCCACGGAAAGGTGGACCGGGAGTGACCCGTTCTGATTTGTTGATTATCAATAAAATTGATCTGGCACCCTATGTCGGTGCGGATCTGGGGGTGATGGATCGGGACGCAAAAAAAATGAGAGGCGACAAACCCTTTATTTTTACCAATCTGAAAACCAGACAGGGGTTGGCTCAGGTCATTGAATGGATTCAGCGGGAACTGCTGTTTGAAACGTCACCACGAAAAGTGGATCTGGATTTTTCATGA
- a CDS encoding IscS subfamily cysteine desulfurase, which produces MKFPIYLDYQATTPVDPRVLEAMLPYFTEVYGNAASRNHAYGWKAEKIVEDARDSIGTAIGATGKEMVFTSGATESNNLAILGVADFYKDKGRHIITAPTEHKAVIDPCQYLEQQGYEITFLKVDKQGCIDLDELRQSIRPDTILVSLMAANNEIGTIHPLEEIGAITREKGTLFHCDATQGVGKIPMDVNRMNIDLLSMSGHKIYGPKGIGALYVRRKKPRVRISPLMFGGGHERGMRSGTLNVPGIVGLAKALELCVQEMDSETERLISLRQRLYDKLAAELDYLFINGHPVDRLPGNLNISFAFVEGESLIMGMSDICVSSGSACTSASLEPSYVLRALGVGDDLAHSSIRFGMGRFTTMEEIDYTATRVIDAVKRLREMSPLYEMVLEGVDLSTVQWSSH; this is translated from the coding sequence ATGAAATTTCCGATTTATCTTGATTACCAGGCCACCACTCCCGTTGATCCCCGGGTGCTTGAGGCCATGCTCCCGTATTTCACTGAAGTTTATGGCAATGCGGCCAGTAGAAATCATGCTTATGGCTGGAAGGCTGAAAAGATAGTTGAGGATGCGCGGGACAGCATTGGAACCGCGATTGGAGCAACCGGGAAAGAAATGGTATTCACCAGCGGAGCCACAGAGTCGAACAATCTGGCAATTCTCGGCGTGGCCGATTTTTACAAAGACAAGGGCAGGCACATCATCACGGCTCCCACTGAACACAAGGCAGTGATTGATCCCTGCCAGTATCTGGAACAACAGGGTTATGAAATCACGTTTCTGAAAGTAGACAAACAAGGTTGTATTGACCTCGATGAATTGCGTCAATCCATTCGTCCAGATACAATTCTGGTGTCCTTGATGGCGGCGAATAATGAAATTGGAACCATTCACCCGCTTGAAGAGATCGGTGCCATTACCCGTGAAAAAGGCACGCTGTTCCATTGTGACGCGACTCAGGGTGTGGGGAAAATCCCGATGGATGTGAACCGTATGAATATTGATCTTCTGTCCATGTCCGGCCACAAGATTTATGGCCCCAAAGGTATTGGTGCCTTGTATGTCCGCCGAAAAAAACCGCGCGTAAGAATTTCACCCCTCATGTTTGGTGGTGGACATGAACGTGGAATGCGTTCAGGAACCTTGAATGTACCGGGAATCGTTGGACTGGCAAAGGCACTGGAATTATGTGTTCAGGAAATGGATTCTGAAACGGAACGACTCATCAGCTTGCGACAACGATTATATGACAAACTGGCCGCTGAACTGGATTATCTGTTCATCAATGGACATCCAGTGGATCGTTTGCCGGGCAATCTCAACATCAGTTTTGCCTTTGTGGAAGGCGAAAGTCTGATCATGGGTATGAGTGACATTTGTGTTTCCTCTGGTTCAGCCTGCACCTCTGCCAGCCTGGAACCATCTTATGTCCTGAGGGCACTGGGGGTTGGCGATGATCTGGCGCATTCTTCCATTCGGTTTGGTATGGGACGGTTCACTACCATGGAAGAAATTGATTACACCGCGACCAGGGTGATTGACGCGGTCAAACGTTTGCGGGAAATGTCCCCGTTGTACGAAATGGTTCTGGAAGGTGTTGATTTATCCACCGTTCAATGGAGTTCACATTAA
- a CDS encoding phosphate ABC transporter substrate-binding protein, translated as MKHIKAMITGLMFASLIHVPAVQAELAWVGCGISKKAYMSEIAKAFEKKEGIHITIDGGGATKGIRETAAGVADLGGSCRHLMLEDSEKGVKLHAIAWDALVAIVNPDNPVSDISHGDLRKVFSGEITNWKQLGGDDHKIDVFAREGKISGVGMMARELIFGNADADFKVTQEFESTGPLEKAVEKSKYSIGLDGVSSAKKSKVKILNLNGVDPSVQNISNGTYKLFRPLYIVTAVKMTPDVAKFIDYIKSPEGQAVIQSQGTVTLKEGSALWGPYRENMKNVTGQSKGVFE; from the coding sequence ATGAAACATATCAAAGCGATGATTACCGGACTGATGTTCGCCAGTCTGATCCATGTTCCCGCTGTCCAGGCTGAGCTGGCATGGGTGGGGTGTGGAATTTCCAAAAAAGCCTACATGAGTGAAATCGCCAAAGCCTTTGAAAAAAAAGAAGGGATTCACATTACCATTGATGGCGGCGGCGCGACCAAAGGGATCCGGGAAACAGCAGCAGGTGTGGCTGATCTGGGAGGATCCTGTCGGCATTTGATGCTCGAAGATTCAGAAAAAGGTGTGAAACTGCATGCTATCGCCTGGGACGCGCTTGTCGCTATCGTCAATCCGGACAACCCGGTGAGTGATATCAGCCATGGTGATTTGCGAAAAGTGTTTTCCGGCGAAATCACCAACTGGAAACAACTGGGCGGCGACGATCATAAAATTGATGTGTTTGCCCGGGAAGGTAAAATTTCAGGAGTTGGCATGATGGCCAGGGAACTGATTTTTGGTAATGCCGACGCTGATTTCAAGGTGACCCAGGAATTTGAAAGTACAGGTCCGCTGGAAAAAGCTGTCGAAAAATCCAAATACTCGATTGGACTCGACGGGGTGTCTTCCGCTAAAAAAAGCAAGGTCAAGATTTTGAACCTCAATGGTGTCGATCCTTCTGTTCAGAATATTTCCAATGGAACCTATAAACTCTTTCGCCCGCTGTATATCGTAACGGCCGTAAAAATGACTCCGGATGTCGCTAAATTTATCGACTATATCAAATCGCCGGAAGGTCAGGCTGTCATTCAGTCACAGGGAACCGTTACCCTGAAAGAAGGAAGTGCCTTGTGGGGGCCATACCGTGAGAATATGAAAAATGTGACAGGCCAGAGTAAAGGTGTGTTTGAATAA